One region of Salvelinus namaycush isolate Seneca chromosome 3, SaNama_1.0, whole genome shotgun sequence genomic DNA includes:
- the LOC120044746 gene encoding transmembrane protein 100 yields MGCTTGKLASQPPGAPAPGQDNQALSQLEAHGPKVPEVLSSLERLSQATGGMEKSWYRCIFPFGIISLVIGVSGTAVTYTYNDLPLTKVVTVVLLIAGLVLTLTAAACWTVHKRKKRKKKERASGAGGGGGSSFTSEQCPL; encoded by the coding sequence ATGGGCTGCACCACTGGCAAACTGGCCTCCCAGCCCCCAGGAGCCCCGGCCCCTGGACAAGACAATCAGGCCCTGAGCCAGCTGGAAGCCCATGGGCCCAAAGTCCCGGAGGTCCTATCCAGTCTGGAGCGCCTTTCCCAAGCCACGGGCGGCATGGAGAAGTCCTGGTATCGCTGCATCTTCCCCTTTGGCATCATCTCGTTGGTGATCGGTGTGTCGGGCACGGCTGTTACTTACACATACAATGACCTGCCCCTGACCAAAGTGGTGACGGTAGTGTTGCTTATAGCCGGCCTGGTGCTCACACTGACCGCCGCCGCCTGCTGGACGGTCCACAAGAGAAAGAAGaggaaaaagaaagagagggCCTCAGGAgccggaggaggaggagggagctcCTTTACCTCAGAGCAGTGCCCCTTGTGA